Within the Scleropages formosus chromosome 8, fSclFor1.1, whole genome shotgun sequence genome, the region GGGGATGCAATGCGCGGCAGCTCTTTTTCTCTCATCTCAGCCCCTTCACATGTTGAAGCTGGAAATAACCACGCGTCACACCGTCACCGACATTGAATAATACTTTATTGAGAACcaaggacggggggggggggatccacAGGAAACCGTACATTGCTCTCATTGTATGGTGCTGAATTGACTTGGACACGCCTTGTTTATGAGGGTGGCTGTGAGCCTAGACTTCCCCCTTCTACACCACCCAGTTAGAACGATGTCTGAATGAATTTAGGCGCACTAGGAGGGCGGTTGGTCATGCCCGGCTGTGCGACCATTCTGTGCGACCATTCTGAGGGGGGCTGGACACGGCTGCGTTGTTGAGTTTGGAACCCGATCGGTGAGGATCTGGGTGTTGGGTAAGATACTGCAAGAAGAGGCAGAACGTCTTCCTGCCAGAGGGGTGATGGTGTCTCGGTCTGGATGGACACGCGGGCAGCATGGCTACTCCATTTCGGCTCCTGCTACTGCAGTTGAGCGGCAACAACTAGCTTCTGAAGAATACCTTGCAGCCAAAATTAATGTGAggagcagttgtgtgtgtgtgtgtgtgtgtgtggctgtattCTGACACGTATTCATGCTTGGGTAGATTGTTCCCAAGTTATTCTCCCAGCATTTAAACCTTGTGGAGTTCCTACCAGGAAGCCAGAGGAGACCTGCAGGGCACGGCAGTGCTCTTCGCACAGCGTGAGAGCCCTCTGTACTGGATGTTTGAGGCGGGTGGGCGTCTGGCACGGTTCACCGGCAGGGCAGGGTTGAAAGGGGGGATGGGGCGAAAGAGAACGATGCAAACTCAGCATTGCGGTCACCAATCCAACGGTGTAACGTTGACGCATATAGGACGGCTACAAAAATGGTgattctcctcctcctgttccatGGGAATCCCTCCAAAGTCGAGCCAGAGCACGGTGCGACAGCAAATGGTCACAAGAGGTTTGCAAACAGTCCTCAGTCAGCGAGCACAAACAACATTATTAATCCTTTATCATGACATCTAAACAGTGATCAAAATCATTAGACGCTGTTAGGGGGGTatgcatgaggaaaaaaataatcccagctactaaaaaaaaaaaaaagagaaataattgAGGTCAGGTTTAGTTTCTGTGTttcaataaattattgtaacattGTGTTGATATTGATGATAACGAAATCCCACAGTCGTCTTCACAGAGCTGTTGCATTTGTCTGTACTAACCGGAGATGTCCTGGTTATgagtttataaaataaatttaaaaaaataaaaagtacacagtGAATAGTGAACTGGGCACTTGGATGTTCCTTTTTTAaggtttgcttttttattttctgaccttgtttttttttttttttttttccttcatctccCTGTAAGTTGAACAGTAAAAGACATTGTTTTCGTGGAAAGGTCAGGAAGGGGCAAGGCTTGTGCTCGTCTTTGCCATCTGTGAGCTTGGGGTGGCCTCAGCTGGGCTGCTGAAAGGGTGATTCTCCGGTGTGGGCGCAACTCCTTGGCTCCCCGCGTAGAAACCTTCCAGACCTTGCTGGAAATGAACTACTTTGTCTTTTCCTCCTTATTTCAATCATGTACAAGCTTGTCTAGAACAAATTACATAGTTCTCCCactatattttatgtttattcatgtaGCGGATGGTTTTCTCAGCTTACAAATAcctatccatttatagagctgcgTAGTTTCTatcaattcagattaagtacttGCTGAAaggcagtacagcaggaggtgagatttgagccCTAGTTAGCAGCAACTCACAATATAATGGGAGCCCAGTGCTTGGTTGGAAATTAGGAACGACGCCAATTAGTTTCCACGTCCAGTGTGATTGCTACCTTATGCAGCTTATTAGATAATTTTAACCGCCACTAAAAACAACTTATTTTTTGCTtatatttgttgtttgttttaccaGAAGTCCATGGACTATTATAAATGTGTAcctataaataataaacttcaaATTTTCAGCAACTGCTGTGGAGCAAAGCCGGTAGGTTTTGAACAGAAATGCGAAATAGTAAGGTTtactttgtaaaataaatactcttacatttacagcagCGTCGACAAGGGTTTCTAGGAGTTATGCAGTTTCAggaattacataaatatttctaAAGACAAGAAAAGTTGTTTTAAACTCTACGTATTTTACTGATCATCcagaatgcatgtttttttagaaataaaaatgtagaactTTATTGtgtatgtttaaaatgaaatttcgGCAATGTCTTAGAGAAATTTCAAGTTATACGTGACTTAGTGGAGCTACCCAGAGTGCTGtgacataaatgaatacatttgttATTTGTCACAATTTGGGCCCCTTGCAAATCAAGTGTTTATGGTGCCATGAAGAAGATTTCCTGTTCACTCCTGCATCACTGATGCTCTTGAAACCGCGATGGAGGAGTCACGCAGCTCTGCTCCACATCGCCGTCTCCTTCCCCTTTTCAATTCGGGCAGCTTTCAGAGCCATTCCAGCGTGCGGTGCGCGGCGTGGCGGAGGGGAAGGTGGGAGCGGGAGGGAACAAACCAGCCATTCGATGGACACACGTTCTTTGGCGTTCCCTGCAGAGTGGCCGTCCGCCTTTCGAAAGCTGTACTCTCCGGCAGGCGACCGTGAGAAATCGGTCTTGGCCGGGGGGTAAACGAGGAGAGGGGCAGATCTGAATGGTCAAGCTATTATCGAAAGCTGCGCGCTGGGCTTCCAGTAGCGCGGAGCTGGCCGGCCAGCCCGCCAGCTGGTTGCGGGAGCGGATTGTTGCATCAGAGAGCCGAAAAAGAGGCCTGGCACTTTATCTGAGACTGTATCCATTTCCCTTGGTATTCCTACAGCGTGGCCGACACAACCGTTGCAGAACTTGATTTCACAGACTTACCTCACTGTGTATGGAATCTGGCTTGATATGCTGTGAGCAGGAGGGGAGGtgacttatttttttaacacaatGTCTGCTATAAGAAATTGCTTATGTTTTTTAATGCATGTTGGTGCATTTCTCAAACTGCACGGATGCGCAGGTGACGTAGGATTGCGGTGATATGAGTGGTACAGTAGAGTTAAcatcaaatgaaacatttacaaaaatatgtttagaTAGTGTTCTGGGGGAAGAAAGAAATTAAGCTGTATGGATGGAATAGTATGGAGGGAAAATACAGATTAATGGTCTGATAGCTGGGATCCATGTTAAATAATAAGTGGTAAATAATATGGAAATAATTTTGGTTAACATGAAATGCGCAGTCATGTTTTTTGTAAAGTTTTAAGGGTAACCCTCTTCTTAAAGTCCTCTTCCCAGAGTTCATGTCTCAGATTCcctttttctatattttacttTCCGTGGTCCATTTGGCCATTACGGTGCCTTTCCCTGCACTCTCGTGACCTGTTCCCACCCACAGTGACATGCCTGCTGTCTGTCCCTACCCCGAGGGCAGGTAGGGCATCTCATTGTGGTAGTTGTAGTCTGGGCAGACCTTCTGGACCAGGCGATAGTCCGTGCTGTAGAAGGAGATGTAGATGCAGATGACCTTGAAGGGTTTGGAGCAAATCCAGGAGACGTGGCTCTGTGTCTGCTCCTGGAAGCAGGTCTTGGATGGGTCATAGTTACACAGGGACGTCTTCTTGTTGCGGTCTACCTTCTCATAGTCCACCCGACAGTTGAAGATCTTGGAGTCCTTAGGGTAAACTACACTCTGGCGCTCCAGATCGAACTCCACGGCCTTCACAGGTGGCACCAGGCTAACAGAGATGTTCCCCTGACCTGTGGAGTTGTGCCGGAAGTACACACTGAAGGTACCATTGCCATGGTCCACAATCTTACCTGTAATCAACAGGTTGAGCCGTACTGTCTTGATGTTGGAGTAGAAGTCTCCCCATCCAAACATCTTCTTGAATTTGCCTGTCTTG harbors:
- the LOC108937285 gene encoding neurexophilin-1, with amino-acid sequence MWRKPTKMRSSRGFILLLLNGTACMLALGQEDPSPSYKSPPSEQPKSMGVLDGPTLSPLSRWMLQTKSRAANTTALELPYRSPVPFSKQEFWEMLGSDLRPDSSASRVKRRPIVKTGKFKKMFGWGDFYSNIKTVRLNLLITGKIVDHGNGTFSVYFRHNSTGQGNISVSLVPPVKAVEFDLERQSVVYPKDSKIFNCRVDYEKVDRNKKTSLCNYDPSKTCFQEQTQSHVSWICSKPFKVICIYISFYSTDYRLVQKVCPDYNYHNEMPYLPSG